A region of Streptomyces cinnamoneus DNA encodes the following proteins:
- a CDS encoding sensor histidine kinase: MRRRPAGLGRPRPLRTHLVVSTVALVAIVCAVIGTVTTIVLRSYLYGQLDGQLRDVAVRAAAPPGPHGGGLRFVRGGGRPIGTVGAVLGADGRVRDSAVSAPWEPGYGDESLEPLTPAQGAALARLPRDGRPHDVGLPGRGAYRATSVTAPDGTTYLVGIPTTAVRETLSTLVLVEVCVSATALVAAGLAAGAIVRIALRPLRRVASTATRVAQLPLHSGEVALLERVPEAEADPRTEAGQVGAALNRMLGHVGSALAARQESETRVRRFVADASHELRTPLASIRGYAELTRRAGQEPDPATRHALGRIESEARRMTVLVEDLLLLARLDTGRPLAREDVDLPPLVVDAVSDAHAAGPGHTWRLDLPDAPVRVPGDGARLHQVLVNLLANARTHTPAGTTVTARVRPGAACAVVEVEDDGPGVPAALLPHVFERFARGDASRSRAGGGTGLGLAIVRAVVAAHGGAVRVASAPGRTVFTVELPVARGGADDIHSRPTGRPHRDDSAGRQGRVHAPDHPAHRTAVTSPGPWAPAP; encoded by the coding sequence GTGAGACGCCGGCCGGCCGGCCTCGGCCGCCCCCGGCCGCTGCGCACCCACCTGGTCGTCTCCACCGTCGCGCTGGTCGCGATCGTGTGCGCGGTGATCGGCACGGTCACCACGATCGTGCTGCGCAGCTACCTCTACGGGCAGCTCGACGGCCAGCTCCGCGACGTGGCCGTGCGGGCGGCCGCGCCGCCCGGCCCGCACGGCGGCGGGCTGCGGTTCGTCCGGGGCGGCGGCCGGCCCATCGGCACCGTCGGCGCGGTCCTCGGCGCGGACGGCCGGGTGCGCGACTCGGCCGTCAGCGCGCCCTGGGAGCCGGGCTACGGCGACGAGTCCCTGGAGCCGCTCACCCCCGCCCAGGGCGCCGCCCTCGCCCGGCTGCCCCGCGACGGCCGTCCGCACGACGTCGGCCTGCCCGGCCGGGGCGCGTACCGCGCCACGTCCGTCACCGCCCCCGACGGCACCACCTACCTCGTCGGCATCCCCACCACCGCCGTGCGCGAGACCCTCAGCACCCTCGTCCTGGTGGAGGTCTGCGTCAGCGCCACCGCGCTGGTCGCCGCCGGGCTCGCCGCGGGGGCGATCGTACGGATCGCCCTGCGGCCCCTGCGGCGCGTGGCGTCCACCGCCACCCGGGTCGCGCAACTCCCGCTGCACAGCGGGGAGGTGGCCCTGCTCGAGCGCGTCCCCGAGGCGGAGGCGGACCCGAGGACCGAGGCCGGGCAGGTCGGCGCCGCGCTCAACCGGATGCTGGGACACGTCGGTTCGGCCCTCGCCGCGCGGCAGGAGAGCGAGACGCGCGTGCGCCGGTTCGTCGCCGACGCCAGCCACGAGCTGCGCACGCCGCTGGCGTCCATCCGCGGCTACGCCGAACTCACCCGCCGCGCCGGGCAGGAGCCGGACCCGGCCACCCGGCACGCGCTCGGCCGCATCGAGTCCGAGGCGCGCCGGATGACGGTCCTGGTCGAGGACCTGCTGCTGCTCGCCCGCCTGGACACCGGGCGCCCGCTGGCGCGCGAGGACGTCGACCTTCCCCCGCTCGTCGTCGACGCCGTGAGCGACGCCCACGCGGCGGGACCCGGCCACACCTGGCGCCTGGACCTGCCGGACGCCCCCGTGCGGGTGCCGGGGGACGGCGCCCGGCTGCACCAGGTGCTGGTGAACCTGCTGGCCAACGCGCGTACGCACACCCCGGCCGGCACGACCGTCACGGCGCGGGTGCGGCCGGGCGCCGCGTGCGCGGTGGTGGAGGTGGAGGACGACGGCCCGGGCGTCCCGGCCGCGCTGCTGCCCCATGTCTTCGAGCGCTTCGCGCGCGGCGACGCCTCCCGGTCGCGGGCCGGCGGCGGGACGGGGCTGGGGCTCGCGATCGTCCGGGCCGTCGTCGCCGCGCACGGCGGCGCGGTGCGGGTGGCGAGCGCGCCCGGGCGGACGGTCTTCACGGTGGAACTCCCGGTGGCGCGCGGCGGGGCGGACGACATTCACAGCCGGCCCACAGGCCGGCCACACCGGGACGACAGCGCCGGCCGACAGGGTCGGGTCCATGCCCCAGACCACCCGGCGCACCGCACCGCCGTCACCTCTCCCGGCCCGTGGGCCCCTGCCCCGTGA
- a CDS encoding bifunctional glycosyltransferase family 2/GtrA family protein → MPQTTRRTAPPSPLPARGPLPRDGTVVLDVVIPVHNEEEDLEACVRRLHAHLADTFPYRFRITIADNASTDRTPEVAALLDDAIEEVTAVRLERKGRGQALHTVWTLSEAPVLAYMDVDLSTGLNALLPLVAPLISGHSDLAIGSRLTGGSRVVRGPKREFVSRAYNLILRTGLAARFSDAQCGFKAIRKDVAERLLPLVEDTGWFFDTELLVLAERAGLRIHEVPVDWVDDPDSSVHLVRTATDDLRGVWRVGRALATGRLPLDRLARPFGDDPRDHALDVPRGLARQLLGFLVVGALSTLAYLGLYWLLRTGAGAGPQPANAAALLVTTVGNTAANRRLTFGVRGRGRVLRHQAQGLVVLGIGLALTSGSLAALDLAGGSPGHGAELSVLVAANLAATALRFLLLRAWVFPHHSQGNPR, encoded by the coding sequence ATGCCCCAGACCACCCGGCGCACCGCACCGCCGTCACCTCTCCCGGCCCGTGGGCCCCTGCCCCGTGACGGGACGGTCGTCCTCGACGTCGTCATCCCCGTCCACAACGAGGAGGAGGACCTCGAAGCCTGTGTCCGCCGCCTCCACGCGCACCTGGCGGACACCTTCCCGTACCGCTTCCGGATCACCATCGCGGACAACGCCAGCACCGACCGCACCCCCGAGGTCGCGGCCCTGCTCGACGACGCGATCGAGGAGGTCACGGCCGTACGGCTGGAGCGGAAGGGGCGCGGGCAGGCCCTGCACACGGTGTGGACGCTGTCCGAGGCCCCGGTGCTCGCCTACATGGACGTCGACCTGTCGACGGGGCTGAACGCGCTGCTCCCGCTCGTCGCCCCGCTGATCTCCGGCCACTCCGACCTGGCCATAGGATCCCGGCTGACGGGCGGTTCGCGCGTGGTGCGCGGACCCAAGCGGGAGTTCGTCTCCCGCGCCTACAACCTGATCCTGCGCACCGGCCTGGCCGCGCGCTTCTCGGACGCGCAGTGCGGGTTCAAGGCCATCCGCAAGGACGTCGCCGAACGGCTGCTGCCGCTGGTCGAGGACACCGGGTGGTTCTTCGACACCGAGCTGCTGGTGCTCGCCGAGCGGGCGGGGCTGCGCATCCACGAGGTGCCGGTCGACTGGGTCGACGACCCGGACAGCTCCGTCCACCTGGTGCGCACCGCCACCGACGACCTGCGCGGCGTCTGGCGCGTGGGGCGCGCCCTGGCGACGGGCCGGCTGCCGCTGGACCGGCTGGCCCGGCCCTTCGGCGACGACCCGCGCGACCACGCGCTGGACGTGCCGCGCGGCCTGGCCCGGCAGTTGCTGGGCTTCCTCGTGGTGGGTGCGCTGTCCACGCTCGCGTACCTGGGCCTGTACTGGCTGCTGCGCACCGGCGCCGGCGCGGGGCCGCAGCCGGCCAACGCCGCCGCGCTGCTGGTCACCACCGTGGGCAACACCGCCGCCAACCGGCGCCTGACCTTCGGGGTGCGGGGCCGCGGGCGGGTCCTGCGCCACCAGGCGCAGGGGCTCGTCGTCCTCGGCATCGGCCTCGCCCTGACCAGCGGTTCGCTGGCCGCCCTCGACCTCGCCGGCGGCAGCCCCGGACACGGCGCCGAACTGTCCGTCCTCGTCGCCGCCAACCTCGCGGCGACCGCCCTGCGCTTCCTGCTGCTGCGCGCCTGGGTCTTTCCGCACCACAGTCAGGGGAACCCCCGATGA
- a CDS encoding ArnT family glycosyltransferase, with the protein MTLRRPSPALLALLAATAVLYLWDLSASGYANQFYSAAAQAGGTSWKAFFFGSSDAGNAITVDKPPAALWPMGLAVRLFGLSSWAILVPEALMGVATVGVLYGAVRRSFGRAAGLLAGAVLALTPVAALMFRFNNPDALLCLLTVCAVACVLRALEGARTSWLLAAGLCFGLGFLTKTLQAWLVLPPLALLYAVCAPARPLRRLGQLLLAGLVMVVSGGWWVAVVELWPAASRPYVGGSQHNSFLELTFGYNGLGRINGNETGSVGGGPAGPGGGRWGETGITRLFGSDMGGQIAWLLPAAFVLLVAGLWLTRRAGDEGRARRRALLAWGGSLLMTFLIFSFMSGIFHQYYNVALAPYVAALAGAGAVLLWERRATVLLAGVVVLTVVWAHVLLRRTPHWLPWLKWAVLAGGLVAAALLLLARRRTDRVSARVAGALAVASALAAPLAYTLNTVDTAHGGSIVTAGPAVRGGGFGGGKAGRAGRPGDGFPGGPPGAGGPAGCGGPGGGWGSGVRKGAGPGGRAGAQGDCRPGQDGRRGAGGGAKALPGGPEGGPGGPGGMGGLLGGRRVSAQAVVALKRDAGSYTWAAAAVGSQNAASFQLAAERPVMAVGGFNGSDPSPTVERFRALVEDKEIHYFVASGEGAGRQRGGTGRGYAVEITSWVEAHFTATTVGDVVLYDLTAPR; encoded by the coding sequence ATGACCCTCCGCCGTCCCTCACCCGCCCTGCTGGCGCTGCTGGCCGCCACCGCGGTGCTCTACCTGTGGGACCTGAGCGCCTCCGGATACGCGAACCAGTTCTACTCGGCCGCCGCGCAGGCGGGCGGCACCAGCTGGAAGGCCTTCTTCTTCGGCTCCTCCGACGCCGGGAACGCCATCACGGTCGACAAGCCCCCGGCCGCGCTGTGGCCGATGGGCCTGGCCGTGCGGCTCTTCGGGCTCAGCTCCTGGGCGATCCTCGTGCCCGAGGCGCTGATGGGCGTCGCCACGGTCGGGGTGCTGTACGGAGCCGTGCGCCGGTCCTTCGGGCGGGCCGCCGGTCTGCTCGCGGGCGCGGTCCTGGCGCTGACGCCCGTCGCGGCGCTGATGTTCCGCTTCAACAACCCCGACGCGCTGCTGTGCCTGCTGACGGTGTGCGCGGTGGCGTGCGTGCTGCGGGCGCTGGAGGGTGCGCGCACGTCGTGGCTGCTGGCGGCCGGGCTGTGCTTCGGCCTCGGCTTCCTCACCAAGACCCTCCAGGCGTGGCTGGTCCTGCCGCCGCTGGCGCTGCTCTACGCGGTGTGCGCACCGGCCAGGCCCCTGCGCCGGCTGGGTCAACTGCTGCTGGCGGGGCTGGTGATGGTGGTGTCGGGCGGCTGGTGGGTGGCGGTCGTCGAGCTGTGGCCCGCGGCCTCGCGCCCGTACGTCGGCGGCTCGCAGCACAACAGCTTCCTCGAACTCACCTTCGGTTACAACGGTCTCGGCCGCATCAACGGCAACGAGACGGGCAGCGTGGGCGGCGGCCCGGCCGGCCCCGGCGGCGGCCGGTGGGGGGAGACCGGGATCACGCGCCTGTTCGGCTCGGACATGGGCGGTCAGATCGCGTGGCTGCTGCCGGCGGCGTTCGTCCTGCTCGTCGCCGGGCTGTGGCTGACGCGCCGGGCCGGGGACGAGGGCCGGGCCCGGCGGCGGGCGCTGCTCGCCTGGGGCGGGTCGCTGCTGATGACCTTCCTCATCTTCAGCTTCATGTCGGGGATCTTCCACCAGTACTACAACGTCGCCCTCGCCCCCTACGTGGCCGCGCTCGCCGGCGCCGGCGCGGTGCTGCTGTGGGAGCGGCGGGCGACGGTCCTGCTGGCGGGCGTGGTCGTCCTGACGGTGGTGTGGGCCCACGTCCTGCTGAGGCGCACGCCCCACTGGCTGCCGTGGCTGAAGTGGGCGGTGCTCGCCGGGGGCCTGGTGGCGGCCGCCCTGCTGCTGCTCGCCCGCCGTCGCACGGACCGGGTGTCGGCCCGGGTGGCGGGGGCGCTGGCCGTGGCGAGCGCGCTGGCGGCGCCGCTGGCCTACACGCTGAACACGGTGGACACCGCGCACGGCGGTTCCATCGTGACCGCCGGCCCGGCGGTGCGCGGCGGCGGTTTCGGCGGCGGCAAGGCGGGGCGCGCCGGGCGGCCAGGCGACGGCTTCCCGGGCGGTCCTCCCGGTGCGGGCGGTCCGGCCGGTTGCGGCGGGCCCGGCGGCGGGTGGGGCTCCGGTGTGCGCAAGGGCGCGGGGCCCGGCGGTCGCGCCGGCGCCCAGGGCGACTGCCGTCCCGGCCAGGACGGCCGGCGCGGCGCGGGCGGCGGCGCCAAGGCCCTGCCCGGCGGTCCGGAGGGCGGGCCCGGCGGTCCGGGCGGCATGGGCGGGCTGCTCGGCGGGCGGCGGGTGAGCGCGCAGGCGGTGGTCGCGCTGAAGCGGGACGCCGGCTCGTACACCTGGGCGGCCGCGGCCGTCGGCTCGCAGAACGCGGCCAGCTTCCAACTCGCCGCCGAGCGGCCGGTGATGGCGGTGGGCGGCTTCAACGGAAGCGACCCCTCCCCGACGGTGGAGCGGTTCCGGGCCCTGGTGGAGGACAAGGAGATCCACTACTTCGTCGCCTCCGGCGAGGGGGCGGGCCGGCAGCGCGGCGGCACCGGCCGGGGATACGCCGTGGAGATCACCTCCTGGGTGGAGGCGCACTTCACCGCCACCACCGTCGGCGACGTCGTCCTCTACGACCTGACGGCCCCCCGGTAA
- a CDS encoding MFS transporter, which translates to MTATTAASPHRSSEEKPHRNPTRWVVLGVICLAQLTVLLDNTVLTVAIPSLTEEMGAATADIQWMINAYSLVQAGLLLTAGSAADRYGRKKMLAAGLVLFGLGSLAAAMSQTTGQLIAARAGMGVGGALLMTTTLAVVVQVFDDDERPKAIGLWGAVGSLGFAAGPLIGGALLNHFWWGSIFLINLPVALFGLLAVLKWVPESKSPSGDRPDLLGALLSTVGMTGVVFAIISGPVHGWTSGRVLGSGVGGVAVLALFALWERRCPYPMLDMHFFRNSRFTGAVAGGILVAFGMGGSFFLLTQHLQLVLHYDPLETGLRMTPLALVIVVLNLTGVGARLLPKVGTPVAIAGGMGLLAAGLASIAVLGAHAYGGMLLGLILMGVGISLSMPAMANAIMSAIPPEKAGVGAGVNGTLQECGNGLGVAVLGAVLNSRFAALLPAVAAGAGSLPAALSKADTAAERSEIQDAFASGVQASQLVGAGAVLAGGLLAGALLWRAERKR; encoded by the coding sequence ATGACGGCGACGACCGCCGCCTCGCCGCACCGCAGCAGCGAGGAGAAACCGCACCGCAATCCCACCCGGTGGGTGGTCCTCGGCGTCATCTGCCTCGCGCAGCTGACCGTCCTGCTCGACAACACGGTCCTCACCGTCGCCATCCCCTCCCTCACCGAGGAGATGGGCGCGGCCACCGCCGACATCCAGTGGATGATCAACGCCTACTCGTTGGTCCAGGCCGGTCTGCTGCTCACCGCGGGCAGCGCCGCCGACCGCTACGGGCGCAAGAAGATGCTCGCGGCCGGTCTGGTGCTCTTCGGCCTCGGATCGCTCGCGGCCGCGATGTCGCAGACCACCGGTCAGCTGATCGCGGCCCGCGCGGGGATGGGCGTGGGCGGCGCGCTGCTGATGACCACCACCCTCGCCGTCGTCGTCCAGGTCTTCGACGACGACGAGCGTCCCAAGGCCATCGGCCTGTGGGGGGCGGTCGGCTCCCTCGGCTTCGCCGCCGGGCCCCTCATCGGCGGGGCGCTGCTCAACCACTTCTGGTGGGGCTCGATCTTCCTGATAAACCTGCCGGTCGCCCTGTTCGGCCTGCTGGCCGTCCTCAAGTGGGTGCCCGAGTCGAAGAGCCCCAGCGGCGACCGCCCCGACCTGCTCGGTGCGCTGTTGTCCACCGTCGGCATGACGGGCGTCGTCTTCGCGATCATCTCCGGCCCGGTCCACGGCTGGACCTCAGGCCGGGTGCTCGGCTCCGGCGTCGGCGGCGTGGCCGTGCTCGCGCTCTTCGCCCTGTGGGAGCGCCGCTGCCCGTACCCCATGCTCGACATGCACTTCTTCCGCAACAGCCGCTTCACCGGCGCCGTCGCGGGCGGCATCCTGGTGGCCTTCGGGATGGGCGGTTCGTTCTTCCTGCTCACCCAGCACCTGCAGCTGGTCCTGCACTACGACCCGCTGGAGACCGGTCTGCGCATGACGCCGCTGGCCCTGGTCATCGTCGTCCTCAACCTCACCGGCGTCGGCGCCCGGCTGCTGCCGAAGGTCGGCACCCCCGTGGCCATCGCGGGCGGCATGGGCCTGCTGGCCGCCGGCCTCGCGTCGATCGCGGTGCTGGGAGCCCACGCGTACGGCGGGATGCTGCTGGGCCTGATCCTCATGGGCGTCGGCATCTCCCTCTCCATGCCCGCCATGGCCAACGCGATCATGTCGGCGATCCCGCCGGAGAAGGCGGGCGTCGGCGCGGGCGTCAACGGCACGCTCCAGGAGTGCGGCAACGGACTGGGCGTCGCGGTGCTGGGCGCCGTGCTCAACTCGCGCTTCGCGGCGCTGCTCCCCGCGGTCGCCGCGGGGGCCGGGTCGCTGCCGGCGGCGCTGTCGAAGGCGGACACGGCCGCGGAGCGCTCGGAGATCCAGGACGCCTTCGCCTCCGGCGTGCAGGCCAGCCAGCTGGTGGGCGCGGGGGCCGTGCTGGCCGGCGGCCTCCTGGCCGGGGCCCTGCTGTGGCGGGCGGAGCGCAAGCGGTAG